From Deinococcus terrestris, a single genomic window includes:
- a CDS encoding tyrosine-type recombinase/integrase, producing MREVVRETVKLWRKHHLTYDQTKHVVEDARRALRLAAPKERRRTVDRLDREEIERLIEAAYRRTSSYGLMVKTLFYTGARVSEFVNIRVTDLHLALNPPQVYIAHAKGGSDGYVPILPTLAQELRTHLAGRRTGYLFESNRHDQYTARAIQLIVKDTTRRAGIEKTVTPHRLRASVATILLDAGMPLDQVQKFLRHKRIATTQIYAQTSARGMGESYVRALGGRQ from the coding sequence TTGCGCGAGGTCGTGCGAGAGACTGTGAAGCTGTGGCGCAAGCACCACCTGACGTACGACCAGACCAAGCATGTCGTCGAGGACGCCAGGCGAGCCTTGAGGCTCGCCGCCCCTAAGGAACGCAGGCGAACGGTGGATCGCCTCGACCGTGAGGAGATCGAGCGGCTCATCGAAGCCGCTTACCGCCGGACCAGCAGCTATGGGCTGATGGTCAAGACGCTGTTCTACACGGGCGCCCGCGTGTCCGAGTTCGTCAACATCCGAGTGACGGATTTGCACTTGGCCTTGAACCCGCCCCAGGTGTACATCGCCCACGCGAAAGGGGGCAGCGACGGGTATGTGCCGATCCTGCCCACCCTGGCTCAGGAGTTACGGACCCACCTTGCGGGGCGCCGGACGGGGTATCTGTTCGAGAGCAACCGGCACGATCAGTACACGGCGCGGGCCATCCAGCTCATCGTCAAGGACACGACGCGTCGGGCGGGGATCGAGAAGACGGTGACGCCGCATCGCCTGCGCGCCAGCGTGGCGACGATTCTGCTGGATGCGGGGATGCCGCTGGATCAGGTGCAGAAGTTCCTGCGGCACAAGCGCATCGCCACCACCCAGATTTACGCCCAGACCAGCGCGCGGGGTATGGGCGAGAGCTACGTCCGGGCGCTGGGGGGACGGCAGTAA
- a CDS encoding ArsR/SmtB family transcription factor: protein MTLAVSPELLALRAKLFRGLADPSRLAILEALRDGPRTVGDLAAHVGLQQPNVSNHLSCLRECGLVSSAQQGRYVHYRLSDGRITTLLGLADALVAEVARGVYACTRYAETDTPQVEGSLS from the coding sequence ATGACTCTCGCTGTATCCCCCGAACTGCTCGCCCTGCGGGCCAAGCTGTTCCGTGGCCTGGCCGACCCTTCCCGCCTCGCCATCCTCGAAGCCTTGCGTGACGGCCCCCGCACTGTCGGGGACCTTGCGGCCCACGTCGGCCTGCAACAACCCAACGTCTCCAATCACCTGTCCTGTCTGCGCGAGTGCGGCCTGGTCTCATCGGCGCAACAGGGCCGCTATGTCCATTACCGGCTCAGCGACGGGCGGATCACTACCCTCCTGGGCCTCGCGGACGCTCTGGTGGCCGAGGTGGCGCGCGGCGTCTACGCCTGCACCCGCTACGCCGAGACGGACACGCCGCAGGTGGAAGGGAGCCTCTCGTGA